From a single Leishmania infantum JPCM5 genome chromosome 36 genomic region:
- a CDS encoding putative poly-zinc finger protein 2, with the protein MVCYRCGGVGHQSRECTSAADSAPCFRCGKPGHVAKECVSTITAEEAPCFYCQKPGHRARDCPEAPPKSETVMCYNCSQKGHIASECTNPAHCYLCNEDGHIGRSCPTAPKRSAADKTCRKCGKKGHLRKDCPDA; encoded by the coding sequence ATGGTCTGCTATCGCTGCGGTGGTGTTGGTCACCAGAGCCGCGAGTGCACGTCTGCTGCGGACTCTGCCCCGTGCTTCCGCTGTGGCAAGCCTGGCCACGTCGCCAAGGAGTGCGTGAGCACGATCACGGCTGAGGAGGCGCCGTGCTTCTACTGCCAGAAGCCTGGccaccgcgcgcgcgacTGCCCGGAAGCGCCGCCAAAGTCGGAGACGGTGATGTGCTACAACTGCTCGCAGAAAGGTCACATCGCGAGCGAGTGCACCAACCCCGCGCACTGCTACCTTTGCAACGAGGACGGTCACATTGGCCGCTCCTGCCCGACGGCGCCGAAGCGCTCGGCCGCGGACAAGACCTGCCGCAAGTGCGGTAAAAAGGGCCACCTCCGCAAGGACTGCCCGGATGCCTAA
- the HEXBP gene encoding putative universal minicircle sequence binding protein (UMSBP) yields MSETEDVKRPRTESSTSCRNCGKEGHYARECPEADSKGDGRSTTCFRCGEEGHMTRECPNEARSGAAGAMTCFRCGEAGHMSRDCPNSAKPGAAKGFECYNCGQEGHLSRDCPSSQGGSRGGYGQKRGRSGAQGGYGGDRTCYKCGDAGHISRDCPNGQGGYSGAGDRTCYKCGDAGHISRDCPNGQGGYSGAGDRKCYKCGESGHMSRECPSAGSNGSGDRTCYKCGKPGHISRECPEAGGSYGGSRGGGDRTCYKCGEAGHISRDCPSS; encoded by the coding sequence ATGTCCGAAACCGAAGACGTCAAGCGTCCGCGCACcgagagcagcaccagctgccGCAATTGCGGTAAGGAGGGCCATTACGCCCGCGAGTGCCCCGAGGCCGACTCCAAGGGTGACGGGCGCAGCACGACGTGcttccgctgcggcgaggagggccATATGACCCGCGAGTGCCCGAACGAGGCTAGAtccggcgccgctggagccATGACGTGcttccgctgcggcgaggcCGGCCACATGAGCCGTGACTGCCCCAACTCCGCGAAGCCGGGTGCGGCCAAGGGCTTCGAGTGCTACAACTGCGGCCAGGAGGGTCATCTCAGTCGTGACTGCCCCAGCAGCCAGGGTGGAAGCCGCGGTGGGTACGGCCAGaagcgcggccgcagcggcgcgcagggCGGCTACGGTGGCGATCGCACGTGCTACAAgtgcggcgacgccggccACATCAGCCGTGACTGCCCCAACGGTCAGGGCGGGTACAGCGGGGCGGGTGACCGCACTTGCTACAAgtgcggcgacgccggccACATCAGCCGTGACTGCCCCAACGGTCAGGGCGGGTACAGCGGCGCGGGTGACCGCAAGTGCTACAAGTGCGGGGAGTCGGGCCACATGAGCCGCGAATGCCCCAGCGCCGGGAGCAATGGCAGCGGTGACCGCACGTGCTACAAGTGCGGCAAGCCTGGCCACATCAGCCGCGAGTGCCCGGAGGCCGGTGGCAGCTATGGCGGTtcccgcggcggcggtgaccgCACGTGCTACAAGTGCGGCGAGGCCGGCCACATCAGCCGTGACTGCCCCAGCAGCTAa
- a CDS encoding putative proteasome beta 5 subunit, translating to MFADFESVMSSNFTLDDCPRVGPFTYHNMDEDTLEEPLSLCSYRRAPQQTTERSPASCDAVTADPLDSSRYLHGENRCWTLTASCPVPRAIPKIDMKKGTTTLAFRFNGGIIVAVDSRASTGQYIASQTVLKVLEINDYLLGTLAGGAADCQYWERVLGMECRLWELRNGSRITVAAASKILANITYAYRNHGLSMGTMLAGWDQFGPSLYYVDDKGSRVKQDLFSVGSGSIYAYGVLDTGYRKDLSVEDACDLARRSIFHATYRDGASGGIVTVYHVHEKGWTKISRDDQTKLYDRYFPSQ from the coding sequence ATGTTCGCTGATTTCGAGTCCGTCATGTCGTCCAACTTCACGTTGGACGACTGCCCGAGGGTGGGCCCCTTTACGTACCACAACATGGATGAGGACACGCTGGAGGAACCGCTGTCACTGTGCTCCTACAGACGCGCTCCACAGCAAACCACCGAAAGATCGCCGGCTTCCTGCGATGCTGTGACGGCCGACCCGCTCGACTCCAGCCGCTACCTCCACGGCGAGAACCGTTGCtggacgctgacggcgtcgtGCCCAGTGCCGCGAGCAATCCCAAAGATTGACATGAAGAAGGGTACGACGACCCTCGCCTTCCGTTTCAACGGCGGCATCATCGTTGCCGTCGACTCGCGTGCGTCGACGGGGCAGTACATCGCATCACAGACGGTGCTGAAGGTCCTGGAGATCAACGACTACCTACTGGGTACGCTTGCTGGTGGTGCAGCCGATTGCCAATACTGGGAGCGCGTGCTTGGTATGGAGTGCCGCCTGTGGGAGTtgcgcaacggcagccgcatcaccgtcgcggcggcgagcaagATTCTGGCGAACATCACGTACGCCTACCGCAACCACGGACTTTCGATGGGCACGATGCTGGCCGGCTGGGATCAGTTTGGCCCTTCGCTCTACTACGTGGACGACAAGGGCTCTCGCGTGAAACAGGACCTCTTCAGTGTCGGCTCCGGCTCCATTTACGCTTACGGTGTGCTTGACACGGGCTACCGCAAGGACCTCTCTGTCGAGGATGCGTGCGACCTGGCGCGCCGCTCCATCTTCCACGCGACGTACCGCGATGGCGCCTCTGGCGGTATCGTGACAGTTTACCACGTGCACGAGAAGGGCTGGACCAAGATCTCGCGCGATGACCAGACGAAGCTCTACGACCGCTACTTTCCGTCCCAGTAG